A genomic window from Armatimonadota bacterium includes:
- a CDS encoding exo-alpha-sialidase, with the protein MPLLFAVLVALLPQPDGLQSQLIFPLQRLHNHASCVVQCPNGDLLCCWYRGSGEREADDVRIMGARLHAGSQRWSAPFVMADTAGFPDTNPCMIIDPGGRLHLFWNIILDHHWEHALLQQEWSDDYQQRSGPPKWQWQQNVLTRPGPRFQAAVAAHLDAQWAPYRAAADARDKARIDTYLAEHHAMAGNMLSRRLGWMGRAHPFVANRKRLIVPLYSDGFDFSMMAISDDWGLTWHNSEPLVGPGGVQPAIAERKDGTLVAFMRDNGPPPQRIQMSESKDDGETWTLPRDISLPNPGSGLDVVVLKSGRWLLVGNDTQESRRRLAVWVSDDEGRTWPVMRHIENDTRATGAGSYSYPSIIQERDGQIDVTYSYAPGIDQATGKPAGESIKHVRLTEAWLLQKHEP; encoded by the coding sequence ATGCCGCTGCTGTTTGCCGTACTCGTCGCTTTGCTGCCTCAGCCTGACGGTCTGCAATCGCAACTTATATTTCCGCTGCAGCGGCTGCACAATCATGCCAGCTGCGTGGTTCAGTGCCCCAACGGCGATCTGCTCTGCTGCTGGTACCGTGGTAGCGGCGAACGCGAGGCCGACGACGTGCGGATCATGGGCGCGCGGCTTCATGCCGGAAGTCAGCGTTGGTCCGCCCCGTTTGTTATGGCCGACACAGCGGGATTCCCTGACACCAACCCGTGCATGATCATCGATCCCGGCGGGCGGCTTCACCTATTCTGGAACATCATACTGGATCACCACTGGGAGCACGCTCTGCTGCAGCAGGAGTGGAGCGACGACTATCAGCAGCGGAGTGGTCCGCCCAAGTGGCAGTGGCAGCAGAACGTGCTGACCCGCCCCGGCCCCCGGTTCCAGGCTGCAGTTGCGGCTCACCTTGACGCTCAATGGGCGCCATACCGCGCCGCGGCTGACGCGCGGGACAAAGCCCGCATCGATACGTATCTTGCAGAGCACCACGCCATGGCCGGGAATATGTTGAGCCGGCGGCTGGGCTGGATGGGCCGCGCGCATCCGTTTGTCGCCAACCGAAAACGACTCATCGTGCCACTCTATTCCGATGGGTTTGATTTCTCCATGATGGCGATCAGCGACGACTGGGGCTTGACCTGGCACAACAGCGAACCCCTGGTCGGACCCGGTGGCGTGCAGCCGGCCATTGCTGAACGGAAGGACGGTACACTGGTCGCCTTTATGCGCGACAACGGACCTCCGCCTCAACGCATCCAGATGAGCGAATCGAAGGATGACGGAGAGACCTGGACTCTTCCACGGGATATATCGCTGCCAAATCCGGGCTCGGGCCTCGATGTGGTGGTTCTGAAGAGCGGAAGGTGGCTGTTGGTGGGTAACGACACGCAGGAGTCGAGGCGGCGCCTTGCCGTGTGGGTCTCCGACGACGAGGGCCGTACGTGGCCGGTGATGCGTCACATCGAGAACGACACGCGCGCTACCGGAGCTGGATCGTACTCCTATCCGTCGATTATCCAGGAACGTGATGGGCAGATCGACGTAACGTACAGTTATGCGCCGGGCATTGACCAGGCGACCGGAAAGCCCGCGGGTGAATCGATCAAGCACGTCCGCCTCACGGAGGCGTGGCTCTTGCAGAAACATGAGCCTTAG
- a CDS encoding MFS transporter, protein MMRLGGDRRYRWMVVAMLWLICVLNYADRQALFAIYPLLESRYGFSKSSLGLISLAFMWVYALSAPLAGVVVDRVARKPVILLGLAIWSAITGATASCRLVWQFVVVRGAEALGETFYFPASMSMLADYHPTSTRSRAMGIHQTGVYAGTVLGGGLAGWMALHYGWRSPFLLLMFAGGILSILLARMLLEPVRASRAAPAESRWEETAQSEPATLLPLAAALLAAAFFGANLVALIFLVWMPTFLHDKFHLNLAVAGIGAVLFLQVGSMFGSAFGGWIGDRYQMRHRGGRIAWQAVAALAGAPFIALAGLTRSVPVLVLALTLFGFFKGCYDANIWAGLFDVIRPGDRGAGVGLLNMIGWFGGGLGTVAVGFASDHGFPMSLSIVSAAVVYVLVGAILAAAARLAMRAWLAGVKPGR, encoded by the coding sequence ATGATGCGCCTGGGCGGCGATCGCCGCTACCGGTGGATGGTGGTTGCGATGTTGTGGCTGATCTGCGTGCTCAACTATGCAGATCGTCAAGCGTTATTTGCTATTTATCCGCTGCTGGAGTCCCGGTACGGCTTTTCGAAGTCGTCGCTGGGTCTCATCTCGCTCGCCTTCATGTGGGTCTATGCGCTCTCTGCGCCGCTGGCCGGGGTGGTAGTGGATCGCGTAGCGCGGAAGCCGGTCATCCTTCTGGGTTTGGCTATCTGGAGCGCGATAACCGGCGCGACGGCTTCGTGCCGGCTGGTCTGGCAGTTTGTTGTGGTTCGTGGCGCCGAAGCGCTGGGGGAGACGTTCTATTTTCCGGCGTCGATGTCGATGCTCGCCGACTACCACCCCACCTCAACGCGATCGCGCGCGATGGGTATCCACCAGACGGGTGTCTATGCCGGCACCGTCCTCGGTGGCGGCCTGGCCGGTTGGATGGCGCTGCACTACGGTTGGCGCTCGCCATTTCTCCTGCTGATGTTCGCCGGCGGTATTCTCAGCATACTGCTGGCGAGGATGCTGCTCGAACCCGTCCGAGCCAGCCGGGCGGCGCCCGCGGAAAGCCGGTGGGAAGAAACGGCGCAAAGCGAGCCAGCCACGCTGCTTCCATTGGCGGCCGCATTGCTGGCAGCCGCGTTCTTCGGCGCAAATCTGGTGGCGCTCATATTCCTGGTGTGGATGCCCACCTTTTTACACGACAAGTTTCACCTCAACCTCGCGGTCGCGGGCATCGGCGCGGTGCTGTTCCTCCAGGTCGGCAGTATGTTTGGCAGCGCATTCGGCGGTTGGATAGGCGACAGGTACCAGATGCGTCATCGCGGCGGCCGTATAGCTTGGCAGGCCGTTGCTGCGTTGGCGGGAGCGCCGTTCATTGCGCTGGCAGGGCTTACCCGATCGGTGCCCGTGCTTGTGCTTGCGCTCACGCTCTTCGGCTTCTTCAAAGGGTGCTATGATGCCAATATATGGGCAGGTCTGTTTGATGTCATCCGACCCGGAGATCGCGGCGCCGGCGTTGGGCTGTTGAACATGATCGGTTGGTTTGGAGGCGGCCTTGGCACAGTCGCAGTCGGCTTTGCCTCGGATCATGGCTTCCCCATGAGCCTGTCGATCGTGTCTGCCGCCGTTGTCTACGTTCTGGTCGGGGCGATCCTGGCCGCTGCCGCCAGGCTGGCAATGCGGGCATGGTTGGCTGGTGTCAAGCCCGGTCGATAG
- a CDS encoding sigma-70 family RNA polymerase sigma factor, with the protein MSHTPSAEQIEWDVLLQRARAGSDSAFEQVAHRIDRRVRRIAARTLNLGGSKAPAPALRDLIDDCASEIVIWALTRIRKDKPVNPWSAVFDNWVRHRALRASRRIEFVNAHLNSWMDDRCRQHDVDPAADRMALDAELVHDLAQSVPSVKWLLLRTEGWTLREIAQEAGLSQSAISRVIERARIVVADRLSEANSELRPVSRRPAAARREWRTAPTAPPVPRRVTREPARAHFDLPPVLRFSLRLQQPDSPAAAEFADRPGLCNTRAPR; encoded by the coding sequence ATGTCTCACACCCCTTCAGCCGAGCAGATCGAATGGGACGTTTTGCTGCAGCGTGCCCGAGCGGGCAGCGACTCGGCGTTTGAGCAGGTCGCTCATCGCATTGATCGCCGTGTGCGCCGGATCGCTGCGCGTACCCTGAACCTTGGCGGCAGCAAAGCTCCAGCGCCGGCACTGCGCGATTTGATTGACGATTGCGCCTCGGAGATTGTGATCTGGGCGCTCACGCGCATTCGCAAGGACAAGCCGGTAAACCCCTGGTCGGCGGTTTTCGACAACTGGGTTCGGCATCGCGCGCTCAGGGCCTCGCGGCGCATTGAGTTCGTGAACGCACACCTTAACTCATGGATGGACGACCGCTGCCGCCAACACGACGTGGATCCGGCTGCCGACCGGATGGCATTGGACGCCGAACTGGTGCACGATCTGGCTCAGAGCGTGCCATCGGTGAAATGGCTGCTTCTGAGAACAGAGGGCTGGACGCTCCGCGAGATCGCACAAGAGGCCGGCCTTTCGCAAAGCGCAATCTCTCGCGTTATAGAGCGGGCACGCATCGTGGTTGCGGATCGGCTGTCGGAGGCGAACTCCGAGTTACGGCCCGTCTCGCGCCGACCAGCGGCGGCGCGGCGCGAGTGGCGCACCGCTCCCACGGCCCCTCCGGTCCCGCGCCGCGTGACGCGTGAGCCGGCGCGAGCGCACTTTGATCTTCCACCCGTGCTGCGGTTCTCGTTACGATTGCAGCAGCCCGATTCGCCCGCCGCCGCCGAATTTGCAGATCGACCAGGACTCTGCAACACCCGCGCGCCGCGCTGA